A single Lactuca sativa cultivar Salinas chromosome 8, Lsat_Salinas_v11, whole genome shotgun sequence DNA region contains:
- the LOC111893687 gene encoding protein LIGHT-DEPENDENT SHORT HYPOCOTYLS 3, with product MDPYSESYSNSPQDSGSFSTVASGSSSTSPAVATTPSRYENQKRRDWNTFCQYLRNHHPPLFVSQCSGANVLEFLCYLDQFGKTKVHNLICPFYGHPTPPGPCPCPLRQAWGSLDALIGRLRAAYEENGGSPETNPFGVRAVRLYLREVRDLQSKARGISYEKKKRKRLPTQGDVS from the coding sequence ATGGATCCTTATTCAGAAAGCTATAGCAACAGTCCCCAAGATTCCGGTAGCTTCTCCACCGTTGCATCTGGCTCCTCCTCAACGTCTCCAGCAGTGGCCACCACCCCTAGCCGCTACGAGAACCAGAAACGCCGAGACTGGAACACCTTCTGCCAGTACCTGAGAAACCACCATCCACCACTCTTTGTTTCACAATGCAGTGGCGCAAATGTGCTTGAATTCCTTTGTTACCTTGACCAGTTTGGAAAGACTAAGGTTCATAACTTGATATGTCCGTTTTATGGGCACCCAACCCCGCCTGGCCCTTGCCCTTGTCCACTGCGACAAGCTTGGGGTAGTCTGGATGCTCTGATTGGCCGTCTTAGGGCGGCTTACGAGGAGAACGGTGGCTCTCCTGAGACGAACCCTTTTGGTGTTCGAGCCGTGAGGCTTTACCTTCGAGAGGTTCGTGATTTGCAATCAAAAGCAAGAGGGATCAGCTACGAGAAGAAGAAACGAAAACGGTTGCCGACACAAGGTGATGTTTCATGA